TTAAGCTGTACCAATAAATGcaagtgatttatttatttgtttttctaatccaattctcaaaatatatttgttcgctgataagtaaaaagaaaaattgcaactttttattatatcaatgaACGTTATGACTTTCAAGTATAAAAATAGTAGCATTTAAAGTTGCAAGGACATGGTTTATGGTTACTCCTTTTTAGAGCTAAAGTCTAATGAGTTcaaaggaaggaaggaaaggatATCTAAATTAGCAAGGACCAGCTACACTGCCTATAAAAtggatctttttttatattattattaaatatagtgTGGTCAAACCTGAAAATTTTGAcatgactttttatttagtttaaattttaaatatatttaggtggaatttttttaatgtgacaTAGTAAATTTAtcgggttaaaaaaaacaactcaaactactagtaaaaacatgatttatctttaatttttttttcaagataacatttttgttttaaaaaatatgaaaatattagatTGACAAGGTTTCCATGGCTTTACCTGCTAAATCCATAATATGGATTATAAACTCtgttaagtttaataacttttttaaattaatttttatgtaattatatgataaaaaaataattactcacAAAATCAGACACTAACCAAATATTATGATGTTTATTTGATACcacaataaccttataaaaaaacaatatgaaaaaaatcatgaatattaattaaaaattaattaaatattaaaagataaaattaagaaaaaaattcaataaaaacttaacattgaataataaaattaaaaaaaattaatgacaaaaaaatagcTCTAAAAAAATAGCTCAAGTATGCAGGCTTGTGTGAGCTATTTcgcttgaattttgttttatttatttcttttttaaatcatgttttttttttaaaagagtaacAAGTGACATACTGCCTAATGCTCTACATAATCTAGCTATTATTGTAGtggataaaaatttaaagaagggttttttgggttgaaaaatttatttttcaacatatttttatccaaaacactTAATAAACACTATACAAATCATCCTAAGCCATTTAACAACTTCATAACACtccaaaatcatctaaaaaaaaaaataaagatcaaccaaaccaaaaggactaaaacaaaacatgatCTCTTTTTTGAAGCATGCTAAGACACAAAACCTACAATCATCAAACTACTCTAGTGTAATGAAATCAACTACTACTCTAGTCGATTGAAATCGTTTGATATCAAGAAAAATGAGTTTTACTATCAAAAAATGGTCAAACTAAGTaatctttttgtttgttgtatTTAGGttattctttctctcttttttttcaacccaaagaccgaaaaaaaataccaaaaaaaaaaaaataaaaggtgtcACTAATATGATAttagttatatattttctttgtttttagattttaatcttcaatattttaattttgtgtttttacagCAATCTCaagtttaatttcatttaactaggctataaaaaaaattaattgaaaaaaaaaggtgcttcAATGTTCACAAGTTAATAGCTCTCCtgtttttttgaacaaaagACTATAGGTGATTTGCTTGGTTAAAAAGTGCACGAGCAGGATCTAATAGCCTATCATCGCACACATGGATCTAACTGACTGAGAAATTTGATCatctccaaaaagaaaaaaaaaagaaagaaaagaaaagaaaatcaagataatcataaaaactaattaatatagCAATTCGCTAATTCTTGAaagatgagaaataaaaataaaagaaaagtagatCCAAAGATCATATTATTGGGGAATGCATAACAGGAACAACTACTTCACACcaccaatttctttttttttttctacaattaTTGTTCTTGGAGCAAAGCTGAATACACAGCTCGCCATCCCTCCTGCGTAGGGTGCACTGTGTCCCAAAAAAATGTAGTTTCAGGATCATCACAAACTACATACTTTTTCGCTCCGTTCGCATCCACACTTCCACAGCCATATTCAGTGGATATTCCGGTGCAACATGGCTTCAACGGATTCTCGAACTGCGAACTTCCTGAGCAgggcaataaaagaaaaaggaaaaagaaggaagagcTCCGGTCAAGAGCATAGCTTGAAAATATCTTAAACTGAGACAACATGCATGATATAGCAAGCCCGTTTAATTACTTTGCTATGTACTAAATGATTCATGTAATagctgaaaaaataaagaaacaaacctGGAGTTTTTCCTTGGCTTTTGAAAACAGCCATGAATGCCTTGTAGAGATCAAGAATGGCAAACGTAGAATCCTTGGTTTCATTGTTCAACTTTGTGACTGCTTGTTGCAGCAAGAGGTTGTGGAAACCGACAAGCTCGTTTTCGGTTCCATTACATTGCTGGAACGAGGACGTGAAGGTGCTGCGGGGAAGACACCCCAGAGGTTGGAGGGCGGTGACAACCACTTTGTTCACTCCCATGCCATGAATGCGTTTCATGTTCGTAACTAGTTGATTCACTACTTCTATAATGAAAGGTTGCCAGCCCTACCATAGtgacaagaaattaattaagatcaCACATTCCATCGTCTAGTGTTGAAGGCATCTATTGATTAGAGAGGCAAACGAAACAAATTTTTCATCCTGAATTTCCATTTATGTTTGGATCGTTGGAGCCCATGCttccagaaaaagaaaatacaaaactaaCATGATGTAACATCATCATCTTGAACAAATACGTGTGCATGGATGAATTCGAGAACAAAATAcagaaataagaagaaaacagaggagtaCGGATGATCGAATGTTACCTGTGGTGAGCCGTTTGTGGTAGCATAAGTTGAATAGTCATTACCAGCGACGGAAACAAGGGCCATAGAGGAACATATGTCTGATTCAGAGTAGATTTTCTTATGGATTATATCTTGGAAATAATCAATCTGTGTGGTCATGTTCGGATCCGGAGCCAAGGTAGGGAACACCCCAGTGCCTCCATATGCGAAATTCATCCCGTTTTTCCAGTGCTCGATCCCCACATTTCTCCATCTGTATGGGATCGGAGACTTGATTCCGAGAGACTTggctgcatatatatatatatagtttttaacgTTAATTAAATTAAGCTTCGTACTTGTAGTTTCTCTTTTCCTATTTCTcaaataagaaaactaaaaaggaaagaaaacatgaGATTGGCGAAAGAACTAAAATGATATGGATGGATTTGAAAAACAAAGGGATCAAACCGACGGATTGTAAAACCAGGGACTAATCAattcattttcttaaaatacaagaattaaGTAAATAGGTAAACCTTAAATTGCAAGAATTCGTTGTCACTTGTAAAGAGTGCTGAAGTGTACAATGTTGTCGTATGGGCAACAACAAGTTTCAATAATTGCAGCAAAGTAAAtatcaacataaataaataaaaaaacaaaaaagaaactatCTAGACGGTAGTGGTGGGGTAAAGATGGATGATGGGAGCTGAGACAGTGGAAGGAAGATAGAAGAACCTTTCGAAAGTACTGAAacaaggttttttgttttttttgtttttaaagttaatcCTACAATGAAGCATTttacagcttaaaaaaaaaagtagcagaGTCAGTAGTGATCGTCACAAGACAAGACGATAAAATAGTGGGAAAACCCCaccactaaaatataattatacagCTACAAGACTAAAAGCAAAGTAAAGCTGATTACATGGACACACCTAAGAAAGTAAAGCTAAAGGTGAAAACACATCATTAGGCAGAGGAATCCACAGACACCACTTACCGATGAAATCAGTCAAGACACGGCCATCTGAGAACCGACCGGCAGGTTTGCCGGGAAATGTGATTCCATAGGGAACTTTCCATGAACTTGCTAAGGAATTCCTGTTATTGCCTGTGTCTGCGTACGAGTCTCCAAATACAAAGAGCTTGCTTGGTCTAAAATTGAAGAGAGGACGATGtctgtggtggtggtggtggtggtggtgagatGAACCGTACACCCTCGTGTTCTCTGCAATACAAGAGTAGTTTTATACaagttttgaagagaaaaaacaagCCCAAGATCATAttccttgaaaaaagaaatcaaagatatatattaaaatggttaaaaaagaTAAGTAACATCCATATACCTGAGAGAagcaaaaggaaagagaagCAGAGAAAGATGTGGAAGACGAGTTTTTGTTGTTTGTCCATGATTAGGACAGCTATAAAACACAAAgccaagatgtcacaagagttTAAACTCGCGACAGAGATGGTGGCGGTGGAGAAGGAGATGATGAGGGTGATGTAGAGGTGTATCCCGAAATGAGTTTTGACTGAGGAAAGAGACACGATCACCTCCTTAAATAGTGGTGGCAGCACACACCATAGAGGTTTGCTTTTTGCGTGGTCGTTGTTCTTCTTCGAGATGTTCAGTCCGAACCTCTTTATGACCGCAAAAAACTAGGTTCTAGCAGCAgcttcattttgatttttctctactttttaatcgatttttt
This genomic interval from Populus alba chromosome 1, ASM523922v2, whole genome shotgun sequence contains the following:
- the LOC118058594 gene encoding GDSL esterase/lipase At5g03610; this translates as MDKQQKLVFHIFLCFSFLLLLSENTRVYGSSHHHHHHHHRHRPLFNFRPSKLFVFGDSYADTGNNRNSLASSWKVPYGITFPGKPAGRFSDGRVLTDFIAKSLGIKSPIPYRWRNVGIEHWKNGMNFAYGGTGVFPTLAPDPNMTTQIDYFQDIIHKKIYSESDICSSMALVSVAGNDYSTYATTNGSPQGWQPFIIEVVNQLVTNMKRIHGMGVNKVVVTALQPLGCLPRSTFTSSFQQCNGTENELVGFHNLLLQQAVTKLNNETKDSTFAILDLYKAFMAVFKSQGKTPGSSQFENPLKPCCTGISTEYGCGSVDANGAKKYVVCDDPETTFFWDTVHPTQEGWRAVYSALLQEQ